Proteins encoded within one genomic window of Lampris incognitus isolate fLamInc1 chromosome 1, fLamInc1.hap2, whole genome shotgun sequence:
- the mrpl1 gene encoding 39S ribosomal protein L1, mitochondrial isoform X2: protein MENKLAVLAGCQRQLVNAGSPTCSRISQVLPTYIPVRTVGDYKLRRKTKEEEKKAAKKEKRTNDDKDKRKLYGKTVSVPIDDVYIKKLYLREVYDAMAAIDLLKHFQELDFTPLNQPVYIDLKLDMTLEKKKKVDPFVSIVHLPHPFKELNKVLVFTENPDQARVALDHGAMLAGGPELIEKILEDEITADFYVSVPEMVPKLTPLKNKLRKKFPKNKRGSVSPNIPNMMELFKNGHEYLVEENCYVRTQIATVGMPREHIFTNLQFVLTDVCSHRPASFGPFIERAIISSHTSEALWFKFEDFLPKAAEEQAAEEQAAASAV from the exons CGTATATCCCCGTCAGGACCGTCGGTGATTACAA GTTAAGAAGGAAAACCAAGGAGGAGGAAAAGAAGGCGGCAAAAAAGGAGAAGCGGACCAACGACGACAAAGACAAACGCAAACTGTATGGGAAGACGGTGTCGGTGCCCATTGACGACGTGTACATAAAGAAGCTCTATCTGAGGGAGGTGTATGACGCCATGGCCGCCATCGACCTGCTGAAGCACTTCCAGGAGCTGGACTTCACCCCGCTCAACCAGCCCGTGTACATCGACCTGAAGCTCGACATGACGCTGGAGAAGAAG AAAAAAGTCGATCCCTTTGTCAGCATCGTGCACTTACCTCACCCCTTCAAGGAGCTGAACAAAGTTTTGGTTTTCACCGAG AATCCTGATCAGGCCAGAGTCGCTCTGGACCATGGAGCCATGTTGGCTGGAGGACCAGAGCTCATAGAAAAG ATCTTGGAGGACGAGATCACAGCAGACTTTTATGTCTCAGTACCAGAAATGGTTCCAAAGTTAACCCCGCTGAAGAACAAACTAAGGAAGAAGTTTCCCAAAAACAAGCGAG GCTCGGTTAGCCCAAACATCCCCAACATGATGGAGTTGTTTAAGAATGGCCATGAGTACCTGGTGGAGGAAAACTGCTACGTCCGAACCCAGATCGCCACG GTGGGCATGCCCAGAGAACACATCTTCACCAACCTGCAGTTTGTACTGACGGACGTGTGCTCCCACCGGCCCGCCAGTTTCG GGCCCTTCATCGAGCGGGCGATCATCAGTAGTCACACAAGCGAAGCGCTGTGGTTCAAATTTGAAGACTTTTTGCCGAAAGCGGCAGAGGAACAAGCGGCAGAGGAACAAGCGGCAGCGTCGGcagtttaa